Genomic segment of Gemmatimonadaceae bacterium:
GCCGCCTCGTGCAGTTCGCTCGGCGGCAGTTCATCGTGCACCAGCAGCTCGGCCAGCCCCTTCACGCCGCCCGCCGTGTTCATCACGTCGTGGAAGAAGATCCGCTCGAGCACCTCGCGGCGCTTCTCGTGGCTGATGTCGAGCAGCGAGAAGATGGTGAACGACTCGCCCTCCACCGGGATGTGCTGCGCCCACACCCGGAAGTCCACCGAGATTTCGCGCCCGGCCTCGCCCCCGACCGTCAGCCGGCATTCCTGCACGTCGAGGTCGCGCCACTTCTGGCTGTTCACGATGGCGCGCACCGCGCCGCAGTGCCGGCAGAAGGGGGTGGTGCCGCAGCCGCCCTCGGTTTCGTGCGAGTGGATGCAACCCACCGCCTCGCCCGGGCGCTTGCCGATGACCGCCTCGATCAGCGCCTCGACAACCTCGCGCCGCTCGGCCGGCAGCTTGTCCCCGTCGTCGCCGGCGAGGAACATCCGGAACGGCCGGTTGGTGAGCACGATCTGCCGGTCGGCGTTGAGCACCACCGCCATGTTCGGCATCGCGTCGAGGAACTCACCGATCAGCGGCAGGGCGGCCAGCGTGCGGTGCTGGCGCTCCACCTCGCCCGCCGTCGCGCGCTCCGCGGGGGCGAAGGCGGTCGGCAGGCGTGCGACGCGCTGGTCGGATGAACTCGGAGGCACGCTCATGGGTCCTCGCCCGGGATGCGATCGTTGAATATGCGTCGAGTGGACCGCCGTCGCACAATGGGGCAAGTCGCCCTAGATGCGCGTCCGAATGAACTCCGGCGTGTACTGCTGCATGAAGCTCGCGATCCGCGTGAACTGATCGGAGATCAGCAGCAGGCCCACGGCCAGCAGCAGCGCGCCCGCCAGCCGGTTGATCCATCCCATCTGCTTGCGAATCTTCTGGAAGAAGCCGAGGAAGCGCTCCACCGCGACGGCCGCGATCAGGAACGGAATGGCGAGGCCCATCGAGTAGACGAACAGCAGCACGAGGCCGCGCCCGAGGTCGGCTTCGCTCGCCGTGTAGGTCAGGATCGCGCCGAGGATGGGTCCGATGCAGGGCGACCAGCCGGCGCCGAAGGCGATGCCTACGAGCACGGTGCCCAGATAGCCGACGGGCTTGTTGGTCAGGTGCACCCGGGTGTCGCGCGCGAGCAGGCCGAGATTGAGGACGCCGAGCAGGTAGAGGCCGAAGACGATGACGAGCGCGCCGCCGAAGCGTGTGAGCCAGACACGCTGGCTGAGCAGCACGCGTCCCAGCACCGTCGCGCTGGCCCCGAGCGCCAGGAAGATCAGCGTGAAGCCGAGGATGAAGAGCAGCGCGTGCACCAGGGCGATGCGGCGCGACCGCTGCAGGTCCTCGAGGCTGAGCCCGGTGATGAAGGTCACGTAGCTCGGCACCAGCGGGAGCACGCAGGGGGAGAGGAAGCTGAGCAGCCCCGCGCTGAAGGCGATGGCTAGGCCGAGCGTGGCCGGTTCGTTCACAACGGTCTCCGGTCGAGGACGGTGGGCGTCTTGCGGCAGGCGCGGCAGGTGCCGCGCACGAGCAGCCGGTGCTGCGACGGGACGAACCCGCGATTGCCGGCGGCGCGCCGAATGATGTCCGGGATGCGGTCGTCGAAGAACTCGGTGACCGCCCCGCAGATGGTGCACGTCAGGTGGTAGTGATTCGGCTGGTTGCGCGCGGCCTCGTATCGCTTGAAGCCCTCCCCGAAGTCGCGCTGCTCGGCGAGCCCGCACGTCACGAGCAGGTCGAGCGTCCGATAGATGGTCGCGAGGCCAACCGACTGCCCATTCTTCACCAGCGTCGCCGCGACGTCATCGGCCGAGAGGTGGCCGCTCGCGCGGAGCAGGATGTCGGCAATGGCCAGCCGCTGCTGCGTGACCGGCAGACGCCGCTCGCGCAGGAAGCCGGTGAAGCGATCGATTACGTCGGAGTCCGCCATAGAGGATCCTCCAACAGGGCGCGAAGCTGGTCGCCGCTGAATCTCTCGGTTTCCGTGAGATCCTTGGAGCGCTGCGTGACGCCGCGGGCCACCGCGTCCACCGTGGCCAGGGGCGCATCGGCCGTGGCCGCCACTTCGACGAGCCACTTGCCGCGATCGGGGCCCTTGCGGACCAGGCGATAGCGCGCCGTGTGTATGACGAGGCGCGGTTCGCCATTCAAGGCGAGTGAAACGGGTGCGACGGACGGCGCGGCATCGGCGGCCTCCGGCAGCACCGCGTCTGTGGCCTCGGGCGACACGGCATCGGCGGCCTCCAGCGGCACCGCCGCGTCGATGAGCGACTGCACCGCGGCGTCATCGACGACGCGAACGTGCTCCGCACCCGGCGTCACGGCCACCACCGCCACCCCCGTCTCCATGCTCCCCTGCCGGATGGGGCTGAAGAGGTGCAGTTCCACGACGCGATCCGCGCCAAGACGGTTGACGATCTCGGTGAGGAAACGGGCGCGCGTATCGTCCATTCAGCGCGCTCCGGCGCCGGCGGCACACACGGGGCGCGCCGTCGAGGGAAAGGGGGCGTCAATCGAGAGGCAAGTCACCTGGGGAAATCTAGCCCCGTGCGGGGCATGACTCCACCAGCGGAAGGGGGGAGTTGCGCTACAGCAGCGCCACCGGATCCCGGTCGAAGGTCACCCGCATCTCATGCGCTGCGGGGAGCTCGAATCGCGTCAGGAAGGCGCGCATCAACTGCGTCAGCGGCGCCGGACGGGCGGCCTTCAGCACCAGATGCCAGCGCCAGCGCCCCTTGATGCGCTCGATCGGGCAGGGCGCCGGTCCAACGAGCGACACGGCGCCGCCCAGCGCCTCGAGCCGCGGCGCCATCCAGTCCGCCGCCTGCTGCGCGCACGCGGCCACCGCCAGTTCGTCCAGCCCGCTGATCACGACATTGGCCAGCCGCAGCGTGGGCGGATAAGGCGGACTCACCCGCGCCGGAATCTCCTCGCCGACGAAGCGCAGATAGTCATGCTCGACCGCGCAGATCACCGCGTGGTGCCCCGGCGTGCGCGTCTGGATGAAGACCTCGCCTCCCTTGGGGCCGCGCCCCGCCCGTCCCGCCACCTGGCTGAGCAGCTGGAAGGTGCGCTCGCTGGCGCGGAAGTCGGGGAGGTTGATGCCGATGTCGGCGTCGATGACCCCGACGAGCGTCACGTTGGGAAAGTCGAGCCCCTTGGCGATCATCTGCGTGCCGAGCAGGATGTCCACCTCGCCGCGCCCGACGCGATCGAGAATCTCGGCGTGCGCCCATTTTCCCGTCGTGGTGTCGACGTCCATGCGGGCCACGCGCGCCGAGGGAAAGCGCTCGTTGAGCAGGCGCTCCACCTGCTGCGTGCCGACCCCGCGCTGGCGCATGTTCTCCGCCCCGCACTCGGCGCACGTCGCGCTCAGCGGTTCGGCGTGCTGGCAGTAGTGGCAGATGAGCCGTTCCGGGGCGCGATGGTAGGTGAGCGAGATGGCGCAGTTGGGACAGGCGACCACGTGGCCGTCGGGGCACGTGACGAAGTTCGCGAAGCCGCGCCGGTTCAGCAGCAGCAGGCTCTGCTCGCCGCGCGCGAGCCGCTCGTGCAGCGCCGCCTCGAGCGGTGCGCTGAGGATTCGCCGCAGCGCCTGCAAAGCGGCCGGCGCCCCGGGGCCGGTTTCGTCGCGCAAGTCGACGATGCGCACCCCGGGGAGCGCCCCGCCCCCCACGCGATCGGGCAGCGAAAGCAGCTGATACTTCCCCGACTGGGCGTTGGTCCAGCTCTCGAGCGACGGCGTGGCGCTCCCCAGCACCACCACCGCCCCCGCCTCGCGGGCGCGCACGATGGCCACCTCGCGCGCGTGATAGCGCGGCGCCTCGCCCTGCTTGTACGTGGCCTCGTGCTCCTCGTCCACGACGATCGCGCCGAGGTTCGCGAGCGGCGCGAAGATGGCGGAGCGCGCCCCGATGGCAATGCGCTTGTCGCCGCGTTGCAGCGCGCGCCAGGCGTCATAGCGCTCGCCGTCGCTCAGCCCGGAGTGCAGCACCGCCACCTGGTTGCCGAAGACGGCGCGAAAGCGGTCCACGGTCTGCGGCGTGAGCGCGATCTCCGGCACGAGCACGATGGCGCTCTTGCTCGGCGCGGCGAGCACGTGGCGCAGGAACTCGATGTAGACGAGCGTCTTGCCGCTCCCGGTGATGCCGTGCAGGAGGAACGTCGCCCCGGGCGCGCCGGCGCACAGCGCCGCGACCGCCGCGCGTTGCGCGGCGGTCGGCGTCACCGCCGCGGGCGGCGGTGCCGCGCGCGCCAGAAACGGATCGCGGTCCACCGGTTCCGGCACCACCACCGCCACGCCGCGCTTCGCGAGCCCCTGCACCACGCTCTCGGTGCAGCCCAGCCGCTCGATGAGATGCGCCACGGGCGACTGCCCGCCGAGCGACTCGAGCAGTTCGTACAGCGCGCGCTGCTGCGGCGCGCGCTTGAAGAGCTCGTCGCGCTGCAGCAGTGAATCGAGCCGCTGCGAGATGCGGAGCACGCGCTGCGTGCGCAGCGGCGGATCGGCGCGGCGCGCGCGTCCCATCGCGGCCGGCAGCGCCGCGCGCAGCACGAGGCCGACCGGCGACACGTAGTAGTCGGCCATCCACCGCCCGACCGCGAGCAGGTCGGGACAGAAGGCCGGCGATGCGTCGGGCGCGTCGAGGATGGGCTTGGGTTCCGCGCCGCCGAGCGACGCGCCGTCGCTCTCGGCGAGCACGATGCCGATGGCCGTGCGATTGCGGAACGGGACCAGCACGCGGGTCCCGGGCGTCACCGGGTGTCGCAATCCGTCCGGAACGGCGTACGTGAAGGCGCGAAAGAGCGGGAGCGGGAGCGCGACGTCGACGAGCCGGGCGGTCATGGCGCCGGCGGCAAACCGCCCGTCGGCGTGCGGCCGCGCACGCCCGCATCGCGGGGCACGCCCGCTTCGTGCAGCCAGCCCTCGAGGTCGGCGGCCAGCTCGGCCCCGCGCTGATATCGCGCCTCGGGCGCCTTCTCGAGGCAGCGCATCACGATCTGCGCGAGCGCGGCCGGCACGTCGGAGTTCACCTCGGTCACGGGGACCGGCACCTCGTGCACCTGCTTGTAGCCGACGGCAAACGCGTCGGCCGCGTCGAACGGCGGGAAGCCGACGAGGCTCTCATACATCATCACGCCCACGGCGTAGAGATCGGCGCGACCGTCGAGCGTCTTCCCCATCGCCTGCTCCGGCGCCATGTAGTGCGGCGTGCCCATCGCGCGCCCGCTCGCCGTCAGCCGCGCGTGGAACTGCGCGGTGGCGATGCCGAAGTCGGTCAGGTAGGCGTTGCCATCCTCGTCGAACAGCACGTTGTCCGGCTTCACGTCGCGGTGCACCACGCCGTGGCGGTGCGCATGATCGAGCGCCGTCGCAATCTGGGCGGCGACCTCCGCCACCCGCGCCGGCGCCAGCGTGCGCGACTTGGCCAGCAGGTCGGCCAGCCCGCCGCCGGCGAGGAACGGCATGATGAGGTAGACCATCTCCCCCACTTCGCCATAGTCGAACGGCACGCAGATGAGCGGGTGCACCAGCCGCGCCGCCGCCTCGGCTTCGCGGCGAAAGCGCTCCCGCATCTCCGTGTCGCGGGCTAGGTGCGCGTGCATGACCTTGAGCACCAGCGGGCGGCCCAGCGTCTCCTGCTCCACCAGATAGACGTCGGCCATTCCGCCCGAGCCGATGCGCCGCAGCACGCGATACCGGTTTCCCGTCGCCTGCCGCAGCGCCGTGATGAGCGCATCGGGCGCGTCGGGGCGCGCCGGCACGTCCGGCAGCGCGATTGCGCAGCGTACGCAGGCGGCGGCGCCGCCGCGATTCCAGGTGCCGCATTCAGGACAGAACACTTAGAGCACGCCGCGGCGCCAGAGCGCCAGTATGAGCAGGCCGCCCAGCGCCAGCTGGCCCGCAAACATCACCCAGAAGCCGTGCGGCCAGTTTGAGAGCGGAATGTCGGCGAAGTTCATGCCCCACATTCCGCTCACCACCACGAACGGCACGCTTAGCGTTGCGACCACCGTCAGGCTCTTGGTCGCGATGTTCAGGCGGTTGGACACCTGCGTGAGATACGACTCCATCACCGACGACACCAGGTCGCGGTAAGTATCGATGGATTCGTTGAGCCGGATGACATGGTCGTAGATGTCGCGGAAGTACACCTGCACGTCCGGCGGCACGAGCGCGGTCGGCCGGTTCGTGAGGAAGCTGAAGACCTCGCGCTGCGGCGCGAGATGCCGACGCAACTGTAACACGAGGCGCTTGACGCTGAAGATGTCGTGCATCGCCGACTGGTCGAACTTGGCGAAGACCCGTTCCTCGACCGTGTCGATGAACTCATCGAGCTGGTCCACGATGGGAAAGTACTCGTCGACGGTGGCATCGAGCACGGCGTGCAGCGTGCGCGCCGGTCCGCGGTCGAGCAGGTCCGGCGACCGCTGCACCCGCTCCCAGACCACGTCCAGGCCGGGTGAGTGCGACCCGTGCACCGTGATCAGGTAGTTGCTCCCCAGCACGCAGCAGAGGTTGTAGGTCTCGATGTCGTGGGGATCCTCC
This window contains:
- a CDS encoding HAMP domain-containing sensor histidine kinase; the protein is MSVPPSSSDQRVARLPTAFAPAERATAGEVERQHRTLAALPLIGEFLDAMPNMAVVLNADRQIVLTNRPFRMFLAGDDGDKLPAERREVVEALIEAVIGKRPGEAVGCIHSHETEGGCGTTPFCRHCGAVRAIVNSQKWRDLDVQECRLTVGGEAGREISVDFRVWAQHIPVEGESFTIFSLLDISHEKRREVLERIFFHDVMNTAGGVKGLAELLVHDELPPSELHEAAEIMSQSADQLVEELSAQRALAAAESGDLEVRPRPVRSMEIVRQVLNALRPTSVCRGRDLLVAADAMAFDFSSDPVLLRRVLVNLVKNALEATPIGEAVTIGARRLVGEVEFTVHNGTVIPPDVQLQLFQRSFSTKGAGRGLGTYSIKLLTNYYLGGRVSFVSNADAGTTFTVRLPRELTPLT
- a CDS encoding cytochrome c biogenesis protein CcdA yields the protein MNEPATLGLAIAFSAGLLSFLSPCVLPLVPSYVTFITGLSLEDLQRSRRIALVHALLFILGFTLIFLALGASATVLGRVLLSQRVWLTRFGGALVIVFGLYLLGVLNLGLLARDTRVHLTNKPVGYLGTVLVGIAFGAGWSPCIGPILGAILTYTASEADLGRGLVLLFVYSMGLAIPFLIAAVAVERFLGFFQKIRKQMGWINRLAGALLLAVGLLLISDQFTRIASFMQQYTPEFIRTRI
- a CDS encoding Fur family transcriptional regulator: MADSDVIDRFTGFLRERRLPVTQQRLAIADILLRASGHLSADDVAATLVKNGQSVGLATIYRTLDLLVTCGLAEQRDFGEGFKRYEAARNQPNHYHLTCTICGAVTEFFDDRIPDIIRRAAGNRGFVPSQHRLLVRGTCRACRKTPTVLDRRPL
- the priA gene encoding primosomal protein N' — its product is MTARLVDVALPLPLFRAFTYAVPDGLRHPVTPGTRVLVPFRNRTAIGIVLAESDGASLGGAEPKPILDAPDASPAFCPDLLAVGRWMADYYVSPVGLVLRAALPAAMGRARRADPPLRTQRVLRISQRLDSLLQRDELFKRAPQQRALYELLESLGGQSPVAHLIERLGCTESVVQGLAKRGVAVVVPEPVDRDPFLARAAPPPAAVTPTAAQRAAVAALCAGAPGATFLLHGITGSGKTLVYIEFLRHVLAAPSKSAIVLVPEIALTPQTVDRFRAVFGNQVAVLHSGLSDGERYDAWRALQRGDKRIAIGARSAIFAPLANLGAIVVDEEHEATYKQGEAPRYHAREVAIVRAREAGAVVVLGSATPSLESWTNAQSGKYQLLSLPDRVGGGALPGVRIVDLRDETGPGAPAALQALRRILSAPLEAALHERLARGEQSLLLLNRRGFANFVTCPDGHVVACPNCAISLTYHRAPERLICHYCQHAEPLSATCAECGAENMRQRGVGTQQVERLLNERFPSARVARMDVDTTTGKWAHAEILDRVGRGEVDILLGTQMIAKGLDFPNVTLVGVIDADIGINLPDFRASERTFQLLSQVAGRAGRGPKGGEVFIQTRTPGHHAVICAVEHDYLRFVGEEIPARVSPPYPPTLRLANVVISGLDELAVAACAQQAADWMAPRLEALGGAVSLVGPAPCPIERIKGRWRWHLVLKAARPAPLTQLMRAFLTRFELPAAHEMRVTFDRDPVALL
- a CDS encoding serine/threonine-protein kinase, giving the protein MFCPECGTWNRGGAAACVRCAIALPDVPARPDAPDALITALRQATGNRYRVLRRIGSGGMADVYLVEQETLGRPLVLKVMHAHLARDTEMRERFRREAEAAARLVHPLICVPFDYGEVGEMVYLIMPFLAGGGLADLLAKSRTLAPARVAEVAAQIATALDHAHRHGVVHRDVKPDNVLFDEDGNAYLTDFGIATAQFHARLTASGRAMGTPHYMAPEQAMGKTLDGRADLYAVGVMMYESLVGFPPFDAADAFAVGYKQVHEVPVPVTEVNSDVPAALAQIVMRCLEKAPEARYQRGAELAADLEGWLHEAGVPRDAGVRGRTPTGGLPPAP
- the corA gene encoding magnesium/cobalt transporter CorA gives rise to the protein MARRQSGTYRIRKSQRITGTESARPRSWYRPSAGELQRDVDPREFERYLGDSGGFLWVDIDTASMSQVALLEKVFHLHPLLIEDTLSPNGRVKVEEYHGYLFVVVRAVRFVSETEDPHDIETYNLCCVLGSNYLITVHGSHSPGLDVVWERVQRSPDLLDRGPARTLHAVLDATVDEYFPIVDQLDEFIDTVEERVFAKFDQSAMHDIFSVKRLVLQLRRHLAPQREVFSFLTNRPTALVPPDVQVYFRDIYDHVIRLNESIDTYRDLVSSVMESYLTQVSNRLNIATKSLTVVATLSVPFVVVSGMWGMNFADIPLSNWPHGFWVMFAGQLALGGLLILALWRRGVL